The Deltaproteobacteria bacterium DNA window GTGGCCCCCAGAATGGCCCCCAGGTGGAGTCCCATGGTCAATAAGATATTGCCTCCGTCCTGAACCCCCAGATTGCCGGGAATAAAAAAGGCCAGCGAGGTGATCAGAATCGCCAGGGCATCAAGACACAGGGCGGTCACTAAGCTGAGCGGTTGGCCTATTAAATAAAAAATGAGATATACCTCTAGGCCATGGCAGAGCCAGCCCAGCAGGAAAAATCCCAGGGCCAGATAAAACTTCCGGCGATGATGCTGGTAAAAGGCTGTCATCTGGGCGTCGAGGCGGCACAGGGCTGCTTCTTGGTCCTGTAAAATCCGGGGCACAAATCTGATTTTCTGGCATAACTTCATACCCATCTGGCATAGTCCATGTTTCTGTCCTAAGACAAAGATCAATCCGGCCAGTCCCAAACCCAGAGCGGCCAGGATAAGCAACAATAGCCAGTGGGACGGCAACATAAACAGAAAAGGGGCCAGGGCCAGACCCAAAAGTATATAAGCCACCAGGCTCAACACCAGAATGCCCTTGCTGATAATTACAGAGGCGGTGGCATTGGTTAAGGATACTCCCCTTTTTTGCAACATCATGGCCTTCAAAGGCTCACCTCCGAGGCTGGCCGTGGGGGTGAGGACATTGATGGCCTCTCCGGCCAGACGGTTAAAAAACAGATGCCAAAGGGTGACTGCCTCTGGAGGGGAGTCAATGGTCAAGCGCCAGGAAATGGCGTCCAGCAGATTGACCAGTAAATAGGGCAGGAGAATCAGGGGCCAATACCATCCCACCAGCCGCAGATGTCGCCCGATGGCGTCCCAGCCCACGGCTTGGAGCATCCAGAACAGTAGGAGGGTGGATAGGACCACCAGTATGATTTTAAACTTGGCCATGCCGTTGCCGTTTAAACAGGAACAGAGCGAAGACATTGGTGCCCACCGCAATGCCGATAAAAAGATAATCCAGACAGTTAATCAGAGCACCCAACAGGATAATATAGAAAAAGTCCCGACTGACTGCCTCCTCCAGGAATTTGCCGGCCTTTTTGAGCTTTGAGGGGCACAGGCGAGCCCCGAGGGGCGAATGGGCCGGATCCCAATGCCGGACCTCCGGGATATCTAACAACCACCAACAGGCCAGATAACCCAGGGTCAGCAACAGACCCAAGCCCAGGAACAGAGGATGTCCCGAAGCCCGATATTGGCCCACCGCAATTCCCCAAAAAATAATCAGATTTAGGATGGTGTCGCCATAAAGATCGAGTCTGGCCCCAAGCCCCGATTCCTGAAACTTCAGTCGGGCCACCATACCATCCAGGCAATCCAGCACCATGACCAGAGGCAGCAATAGGCCAGCAGCCAGGGAGGCTTCATAAGTGCCGACGGCAAATCCCAGGGACGCCACCAGACCAAGCAACAGACTGGCCGCCGTGATCTGATTCGGAGTCACCGAGGAGGCCAGCACCCAGGGCAAAAGTTTCCGGGCCATGGTCCGATTCAAGGTAGTTTCCAGGCGACCATCACCTAAAGGGGAGCCATCGGCCGCAGCGATTAGACGGGCCGTGGCTTCGGCCCGGTCCCGATCATGATGGATAGCAGAAATATAAACCGGATCGCTGACCACTCCTAACACCCGATTTTCCCTAACCTGCTGGGATAGATAGGCGAAAAGTGGAGTTTCGGGGTCCGATAAGAACGAATCTAATGGCTTTTTATGGCCTTGCTGCCAATGTTGCCAATTCTGCCAGGCGGTGGGGGAAAACAGCACCAAACCAGCAGCTTGGAGCCCGTTGGCTGAGTCCGAGAAACCAAGTGAAGTCACCAGGCCATCCTTCAGTATGACAGGATATGAGATCCGCTTTGCCCTTTCTTGATCTTTATTCCCTTGGGCGGGGTCAGGTGATTCCATCAACCCCAGTGCCAGCTTTCCCGGCGGCACCGGGTAATTAACCAATCTGGCTAAAAATCGCGGATCAGCCAGGATATTGGCCAGGACCGCCAAGCGGGGATTATCCTTAGTCCCGTTCAGAGTCTGGGCCCATAAAGTCTCCCAATCGGAAATAACCTTAATATTTTCAGTTAATTTTAGGACTTGCGATAAGTGCCGCTCCAGGTCGGGTTGGGCGGCAGGCGGCACCATAATGGTTACCGAGGTGATGCCGGCCCGCCAGAGGCCAAAGAGTTCCCGCTGCAGCAGTGGTACACCGGCTACCGGGGCAAACAGATAGGAGGGTAGGCAGTTAAGTTTTTCCTCCGGCATCAGGATAACGGCTTCCTCAACCATAGGCAGTCCTTTAAATAACTTTGATTTGCAACTCTTCCAGCACTTCCCGGAGGGCCGCTAAGAACTCCTTGATATCTTCAGGATTGATCGCCCCCATATTAGCCAGGCGAAAGGTTCGGTCATTCTTTAACTTCCCTGGATAAATAGTAAATCCACGTTGATAAAGGGCGTCATGCAGTCGGCCAAAATGGTAATGGGGATCATCCGGCTCCAGGACGGTAGTAAGCAGAGGGGACTGCTGCGCCTCGGGGAGCAATGTTTTAAATCCGAGCTGATGGAGGCCGGCAACCAGGGTCTGCCAATTCTGGCGATAGCGCCTGAAGCGGTTCTCCGCCCCTTCCGCCAGGTACTCGCGGATGGCCTGGGCCAGGGCATAGACCACTTGCACCGGCGGCGTAAAGCGCATCTGGCCATTGGCCTCAAAATGGCGCCATTGCTGATAAAGATTGAGATAATAGGACCGACCCGGCAGCTCACCACTTTGTTCCAATGCCTCGCGGCGGCAAATCACCCAGCTCAGACCGGCCATACCCTGGAGGCATTTATTCGAGGTGCATAACAGATAATCAATGTGCTGCTGCCGAACATCAACCGGTACTCCGCCCAGACTGGAGATGGCGTCAACAATCAGGCTCAGGCCCCGGTCTTGGGCCAGCGCGGCGATCTCAGGAAGAGGATTTAGCATTCCGGTGCTGGTCTCATGGTGCACCAAGGCCAGGTGGCTGATTTCCGGGTTGGATTGAATTGTTTGATCGATAAGTTCGAGGTCTGGCCATGCCCCCCAGGCAAAATTGATCTCCACCAAGGGCAATTGGTAGCAACGGGCAATTTCAGCCAGGCGGGCCCCATACGCCCCGTTGTTGATCACGGCCACACCTCGATTTGGGGGGATCACCGAATTGAGCACCGCATCCATGGCCGCGGTGCCGGAACCAGCCAATAATACACAAGTATGGAAGTCGACATCGCCTCCAGCGATCTGGACCAGGTCTTGGCGCACCTGGCGCATCACCTCGACGAATTCCTGTTCTCGGGGGCAGATGTCAGGGACTACCAAGGCGGCTTTGACCGTATCAGTGGTGGTCGCCGGACCCGGATTCAACAGAATTTTGCGCGCTACGGATATCAACGGGGTCTCCAGTGGTTAATTTTTACGCCGCGGGCTTTAGGCTCCTCACACCTTCACGGTATCACCTCTTTGCTAGTCCAGCAATCTTACAGACTTTGGTTAACCGGACCAGGATGCCCTTGAGGTTAATTGTTGTTGAATGGCGGGCCAGACAAGCTCGCGGGCCCGGATGACATCCTCGGGGAAATCAATCTCCAACCAACTCAAATCGCCGATATTTTGCACCCAGATACGCTGATGCTGTGCCAGGGCTTGGGACAGCTCCTCATGTTCGGCCTGTTGGTTTGCTTGTACCAGTTCGGCCATCAGCTCTAAGGCCAGAGGCACCTCAGGGGCGGCGATCTTGACAATCCCCAACGCCTCTCCGGCCAGTGTCCCCTCAGTTTTAAGGTTTTTGCCAATGGCGTTGACTTGGCCCTGGTGGTGATAGACCTTGACCTCCTCGCCGCTATCCTCTGTTAAGGGACCTACCAATAGGCAACTTTTATCCGGCTGGGCCTCCAGACCAGCCAGGATCTGGGGATTAAACAACAGATCCGCATCCATGAAGACAAAGGCCTCCTTAAGATATGCCCGCGCCAGCCATAATGAATACAGGCTACCGGAATCGGCAAACCGCTCATTATAAACCAAATATATTCTTTGCCCGTCCCGGTGGTGGTTTACCGCGGCCTCCATTAACGGCCGCTGATGGCCGACAACGAGCACCACTTCGGTCAGGCCGTACTGGCGTAAGGCGTGTAACATGTGCCCTAGCAAGGGGCGGCCGCCGATGTCAATCAAGGCCTTGGGTAAGCTATCGGTCAACGGGGCCAAACGTCGGCCCACTCCCGCGCTTAAGATTACAGTAATCATGCCGCGGCCTCCGGCGGTCGGCTGACAAAGGCCATAAAGCGTTCTTTCAGCTGGACCGGGGACAGTCGGGGGCGCTCCAGGTCGGTCGCTGCTCCCGAAGCCACTTTGACTAAATAAAAATGTGGACCGGGATAAGCCAGGGCATATTGCAATTGCTCCCTTAAGTCCTGGCTGGCCTCCACCCGCCGGGCGGTGGCATACCCGGCTTCTCGAGCTACGCCCTCCAAAGGGATGGTGCTGGAAACGGTGGCCTGCCCCCCGGTGGAATCATAAGATTCGTTGTCCAGCACCAGATGAATTAAATTTCGGGGCCGATAGTGGCCAATAGTGGCCACATTACCCAGCTTCATCAGACAGGCGCCATCACCATCGACAATCACTACCCGGCGCTCGGGTTGAGCCAGGGCCAGTCCCAGGCCCAAGGCACTGGCACAACCCATGGAGCCTACCATATAGAAGTTGTGCGTCCTGTCGCTAAGGGCACAGAGTTCCCGGGAAATCTTGCCGGTGGTGGCCACTACTGCGGCCTGGCCCCCCAAGACTTCCATGAGCAGATCAATTGCTTCCCGACGTAATAGAGGATAGCGCCCCGGAGATTTAGATTCGATTCCGGGAGATATGGTTCCCCGGGTTACAATCAGGGCTACCGGCGAGGAGTGAGACACCATCTCCCGGTGGAGATGTTCGACTTTGGCCTGGTCGGCCTGAGGGTCGCCACTTAAAACCTCTGACGGAAGCCCCAGCAGTGACAACAAAGACGGGGTAATCTGTCCCATCAACTGGTGTTGGGGAGCATCCGGACGGCCCGGCTCCCCCCGCCAGGAAACCATCAGCAGACAGGGCAGCCGGTAAATGAGCTGCAGTGAGGTTAGAGGATTGACGGCATTCCCCAACCCCGAGTTTTGCATCAAAATGACCGGTCGGTAATCTGCCAAAGTCCAGCCAGCGGCAATACCCATGGCCTCGCCTTCGCTGGTGGCGGCAATATAGGTTAAAGTGGAGTCAGCTTGCAGATGGCTGATAAGCGGTTTCAGGATGGAACAGGGAACCCCGATATAAGGGCCCCAGCCCAGATCGCTAAGCAATTTTAATAATTTATCAACTGTCCACATTGCTGGTGTCTTTGCCTGGTTCCATCAGGAAACTGGCTTTCTAAGGAGCTGAGCCGGTCTTTGTCTTGCCCTAAAGTTCCTGAATCTGACGGGCGGCAGTTGGAGAACAGACGACAGGCCTGACGATAATCCGCAAAAGTCTGGATTTCCATCCAACCGGAATTGACCTCCATCAGGATCACTGGAAAGCCGCGATCGATCATCTCTTGCAGCAGATCAGTAAAAGAAGCCCGGAGGAAAGTAGGGGCCTCGTGAAAAGGGCGGTTATTATAAAGCGAAGCGCAGTCATCATAGACTGCTTTCAAGGCGCGCCCGCCGGCGGCAGAAATTTTGGCAATACCAATGAATTCGTAATCGGCCTCATCCGCAGCAATACTTTGCTGGCCAATGCGTACCGCCTGATTATGATTATGCTCCAGTAGACGGCGCTTGCCCTGGTAGGGTTTCTGTTGGGCCACCACCAGATCCAGGTTCTTGGTGGCTGGTGAAAAATTGGCAAAAGAATCATCGACTACCAGAACCAGATCCCCAGGATGGGCCAGCAGCCTCTGGATAATGCCAGGTTCAAACAATATATCCGAATAAATTATCAGGTTCTGGGGGGCAAAATAGTCGCGGGCGGTCATGATGGAATGCAAGATATGACTTTGATTAAATTCCGCATTGAAGATGGTTGTAATACCCTCCAAATTGATCAGGTCGCCCTTGTAGCCGGTCACCACCACAATATTATTCAGACCAAGCTGGCGCAGACTCTCCACATTGCGTTTCAAGAGCGGCTTCCCGTTCAGATCCAACATGGCCACCGGCCGTTCTTCCAATAGCTGGTTTAGGGTATCATCACTCTGAGTATGACCGGCAGCGGGAATGATCACCGCATAATCATCGTCGATGTGGCGCAGATATTTCTTTTGGTCTTCCCGAAAGCGGGTCATCTGTTGTAGATCAAAGATACGGCTTAAAGGAGTCAGCTCAGGCTCTACAGCCTGTAAGGAGCCAGCCTGCTTTAGGGTCTGAAACACCTTGGTCATGGCCCGAACCGCGGCCCGGATGCCAGCGTTGGCGTAGATCACCATCTTAATCCCCCAGGCGGCCAATTCCTCAATGGTCACTTGTGGATAACTGGTAGGTACCACAATAACCGGAAGGGGCCTGCCCCAACCGGCCATGAAGGCCTGGATTTCTCTAGGATTGTTAACCTTGGAGTGAATCAGGATGGCATCAGCTCCGGCCTCAGCATAAGCCTCAGCCCGTCGCCAGGCTTCTTCCAGGTCAAAGCCAGCAATCAAGGCCTCGGTGCGGGCGATAACCATAAAGTCCGATGAGCACTGGGCATTTTTGGCTGCCAGAATCTTGCCGACAAACTCAGCCACTGGGGCCAGTTCCTGGTTAATGGTAATAAAACTGTTCATTTTGGGAAAACACTTATCTTCCAGACAGATGGCGGCGATGCCAGCCGCTTCATATTTCTTGACCAGGCGGATGACATTGCTGGAGTTGCCGTAACCAGTATCGCAATCAGCAATGACCGGCAAAGAGGTCGTTTCGTTGATATTACGAGCGGCTTCCAGATATTCGGTCATGGTCAAGATATTGGCATCGGGAACTCCGTACGAGGCCGAGATTTCCAAACCACTGGCCCAGATAGCCTCGAATCCCGCGGCTTCTACCAATCGCGCCCCTAAGCCATTATGGGCTCCGGCCACCTGGATAATACCTGGCTGAGCAAATAGATATCGCAGGGCCTGAGCTTTCTGGTTCATCTCCAATCTCCCTAAAAATATTATAAAAACCCGCTGAATAGGTTCATGACCAATGGATGCTTTCCTCAAGCCGAAAGCGAATGATCTTTGCGACTATTTTGAAAATACAATAAATTTACTCCCATTATAGACAATCTTTATCGCTTTCTGGCAGGATATACAACCATTTTTTCTGTTCGGGGCGACTTTGTGACAGGATAAGATCTGTAATATTCTAAATATTATCTAATTTTCTTCTAATCCTGAGTCCGGCCCGGGGATCCTGACGCCGCATCAGTAGGACTAAAGGAATGAGCAGGGCAAAAATAATGGTCAACAGCCAGTAATCGTCGCAGAAGGCCAACATATTGGCCTGGCGCAGCACCTCTTGATATAAGGCGGCCAGCCACTGGCGGTCTAATAACCCGGTTTCAACCCCTCCCGAGGTGCCGAACCATTCCTGCACCCTGGCCGCCCATTGCTGGAAATTGATGGAGGTGGGGTTAATGTGCTCCACTAGTCGAGACTGGTGAAACTGGCTGCGCCGGGACAGCAGGGTAACCACGGTGGCAATGCCGAAACTGCCTCCCAGATTGCGCAGCAGATTGAACATGCCGGTGGCATTACCCATGCGTTCCTGGGAGATTTTGGACATGGTAACCGTCGTCAGACTGACAAAGGTCATCCCCAAGCCAAAGCCCTGAATAAAGCGTGGCAGCATGGCATGCCAGAAATCAAGCTGAAGATTATAATTAGACATCATGTACATGGCCACACCATTGATTACCAGCCCCAGGCCAATCAGAATCCGGTTGTCCACCATAGTGGTTAAGCGTCCCACCACCGGCATGATCAGCAAAGAGCCCAAGCCCCCGGGAGCCAGCGCCATACCGGCCAGGGTGGCGTCATAACCCATCAGGGTCTGAAGATACAACGGTAAGAGGACAATGCTGCCATAGAGGGCAAAACCGAAGAAAAACATAATGGTGACGCCCAAGGCATAGGTTTTTTCCTTGAACAGACGTAGATCAACCACTGGCTCACGGGTCTTAAGCTCCCAGTAGATCAGCACTGCCAGGGCAACTATTGCAGTAATCGACAACCGGACGATAAATGCCGACGAGAACCAGTCTTCCCGTTCGCCTTTATCCAGCACGATCTGGAGCGCCCCGAGGCCGACACAGAGAAGGCCCAGGCCGAAATAATCGATCCGTCCGGCCCGCTGAGTTCGGATATACGGCGGGTCAAAGATAAAGAAAAAGGTCATGATCAGTGAGAAAATCCCGATCGGCAGGTTAATGTAAAACACCCAGCGCCAGCTATAATTGTCAGTGATCCAACCTCCCAACACCGGGCCGACAATGGGGGCGATCACTACCCCGATCCCCCAGAGGGCCATGGCCATGCCTCGCTCCCGGGGCGGGAAGGTTTCCAGCAAGATGGCCTGGGAAATAGGCTGTAAGGCCCCACCGCCAATGCCCTGAAAAATGCGGAATAAAATGAGGAAGCCCAGGTTGGGGGCGGCGCCGCACATAACCGAGGTGCCGGTAAAAAGAGCCAGGCAAAGGAGTAAAAAGCGCTTGCGGCCAAACAGGGCGGCCAACCAGCCGGTAATGGGCAGCACGATGGCATTAGAGACCAGATAGGAGGTCAATACCCAGGTCGCTTCATCGACACTGGCGGACAGGCTGCCGGCCATATGGGGCAGGGCCACATTCACCACCGTGGTGTCGACGATTTCCATGAAGGTGCCGGCCATCACCGCGATGGTAATCAGCCACTTATTAACTTGGCGGCTGGGACTCTGATTATCCGTCTCTGGTGCAGCCGGTTCTCCGGTCATCGGTGGTCCTTTAGGCTTCCAATCACTGGACAATCAGGACATCGCAGGGAGCCTCATGGCTGATCCGATCCGAAACACTCCCCAAGAAATATGATTCGGTTAAGCCGCGACCGCGGCGGCCGACAATGATCAGGTCAAATCTTCCTTCCCGAGCCAGCCGCAGTACTTCGTGTGCTGGATTACCTACCTTCATTTCCCTCGCAGCTGTAATTCCCTGTTTCAACAGAAAGATCAGATCTGCCTCCAAGATCCTCTCACTGGCACGCTGGAGCGCGGCCCAAGGCTCCGACCCCATACCGATGCTACTGCCCAGGGCTAGCAAATAAGATGTGGGTAAACGAAGAACCGTAACCAGCGTTACTTGACCTTGGGTATAGCGGGCCAGACAAGCCGCCCGCTCCACGGCTCGCCGGGCGTGCTCCGAGCCGTCGGTGGCCACCAAGATTTTGCGGTACATGGGTCCCTTCCTATCGGGCCGATAATTTCGGTAATTTCCCTAATTTTTGTAACTGGCGATTAAGGAGCCTCGGGCCGGTCCGATCCCGAGTATCAATGGTGGCAATGACCGACATGC harbors:
- a CDS encoding 2-aminoethylphosphonate--pyruvate transaminase, encoding MISVARKILLNPGPATTTDTVKAALVVPDICPREQEFVEVMRQVRQDLVQIAGGDVDFHTCVLLAGSGTAAMDAVLNSVIPPNRGVAVINNGAYGARLAEIARCYQLPLVEINFAWGAWPDLELIDQTIQSNPEISHLALVHHETSTGMLNPLPEIAALAQDRGLSLIVDAISSLGGVPVDVRQQHIDYLLCTSNKCLQGMAGLSWVICRREALEQSGELPGRSYYLNLYQQWRHFEANGQMRFTPPVQVVYALAQAIREYLAEGAENRFRRYRQNWQTLVAGLHQLGFKTLLPEAQQSPLLTTVLEPDDPHYHFGRLHDALYQRGFTIYPGKLKNDRTFRLANMGAINPEDIKEFLAALREVLEELQIKVI
- a CDS encoding flippase-like domain-containing protein, with amino-acid sequence MAKFKIILVVLSTLLLFWMLQAVGWDAIGRHLRLVGWYWPLILLPYLLVNLLDAISWRLTIDSPPEAVTLWHLFFNRLAGEAINVLTPTASLGGEPLKAMMLQKRGVSLTNATASVIISKGILVLSLVAYILLGLALAPFLFMLPSHWLLLLILAALGLGLAGLIFVLGQKHGLCQMGMKLCQKIRFVPRILQDQEAALCRLDAQMTAFYQHHRRKFYLALGFFLLGWLCHGLEVYLIFYLIGQPLSLVTALCLDALAILITSLAFFIPGNLGVQDGGNILLTMGLHLGAILGAT
- a CDS encoding DHA2 family efflux MFS transporter permease subunit, whose translation is MTGEPAAPETDNQSPSRQVNKWLITIAVMAGTFMEIVDTTVVNVALPHMAGSLSASVDEATWVLTSYLVSNAIVLPITGWLAALFGRKRFLLLCLALFTGTSVMCGAAPNLGFLILFRIFQGIGGGALQPISQAILLETFPPRERGMAMALWGIGVVIAPIVGPVLGGWITDNYSWRWVFYINLPIGIFSLIMTFFFIFDPPYIRTQRAGRIDYFGLGLLCVGLGALQIVLDKGEREDWFSSAFIVRLSITAIVALAVLIYWELKTREPVVDLRLFKEKTYALGVTIMFFFGFALYGSIVLLPLYLQTLMGYDATLAGMALAPGGLGSLLIMPVVGRLTTMVDNRILIGLGLVINGVAMYMMSNYNLQLDFWHAMLPRFIQGFGLGMTFVSLTTVTMSKISQERMGNATGMFNLLRNLGGSFGIATVVTLLSRRSQFHQSRLVEHINPTSINFQQWAARVQEWFGTSGGVETGLLDRQWLAALYQEVLRQANMLAFCDDYWLLTIIFALLIPLVLLMRRQDPRAGLRIRRKLDNI
- a CDS encoding CDP-alcohol phosphatidyltransferase family protein; this translates as MVEEAVILMPEEKLNCLPSYLFAPVAGVPLLQRELFGLWRAGITSVTIMVPPAAQPDLERHLSQVLKLTENIKVISDWETLWAQTLNGTKDNPRLAVLANILADPRFLARLVNYPVPPGKLALGLMESPDPAQGNKDQERAKRISYPVILKDGLVTSLGFSDSANGLQAAGLVLFSPTAWQNWQHWQQGHKKPLDSFLSDPETPLFAYLSQQVRENRVLGVVSDPVYISAIHHDRDRAEATARLIAAADGSPLGDGRLETTLNRTMARKLLPWVLASSVTPNQITAASLLLGLVASLGFAVGTYEASLAAGLLLPLVMVLDCLDGMVARLKFQESGLGARLDLYGDTILNLIIFWGIAVGQYRASGHPLFLGLGLLLTLGYLACWWLLDIPEVRHWDPAHSPLGARLCPSKLKKAGKFLEEAVSRDFFYIILLGALINCLDYLFIGIAVGTNVFALFLFKRQRHGQV
- a CDS encoding phosphocholine cytidylyltransferase family protein — its product is MITVILSAGVGRRLAPLTDSLPKALIDIGGRPLLGHMLHALRQYGLTEVVLVVGHQRPLMEAAVNHHRDGQRIYLVYNERFADSGSLYSLWLARAYLKEAFVFMDADLLFNPQILAGLEAQPDKSCLLVGPLTEDSGEEVKVYHHQGQVNAIGKNLKTEGTLAGEALGIVKIAAPEVPLALELMAELVQANQQAEHEELSQALAQHQRIWVQNIGDLSWLEIDFPEDVIRARELVWPAIQQQLTSRASWSG
- the aepY gene encoding phosphonopyruvate decarboxylase, with amino-acid sequence MWTVDKLLKLLSDLGWGPYIGVPCSILKPLISHLQADSTLTYIAATSEGEAMGIAAGWTLADYRPVILMQNSGLGNAVNPLTSLQLIYRLPCLLMVSWRGEPGRPDAPQHQLMGQITPSLLSLLGLPSEVLSGDPQADQAKVEHLHREMVSHSSPVALIVTRGTISPGIESKSPGRYPLLRREAIDLLMEVLGGQAAVVATTGKISRELCALSDRTHNFYMVGSMGCASALGLGLALAQPERRVVIVDGDGACLMKLGNVATIGHYRPRNLIHLVLDNESYDSTGGQATVSSTIPLEGVAREAGYATARRVEASQDLREQLQYALAYPGPHFYLVKVASGAATDLERPRLSPVQLKERFMAFVSRPPEAAA
- a CDS encoding universal stress protein produces the protein MYRKILVATDGSEHARRAVERAACLARYTQGQVTLVTVLRLPTSYLLALGSSIGMGSEPWAALQRASERILEADLIFLLKQGITAAREMKVGNPAHEVLRLAREGRFDLIIVGRRGRGLTESYFLGSVSDRISHEAPCDVLIVQ
- a CDS encoding isocitrate lyase/phosphoenolpyruvate mutase family protein, with translation MNQKAQALRYLFAQPGIIQVAGAHNGLGARLVEAAGFEAIWASGLEISASYGVPDANILTMTEYLEAARNINETTSLPVIADCDTGYGNSSNVIRLVKKYEAAGIAAICLEDKCFPKMNSFITINQELAPVAEFVGKILAAKNAQCSSDFMVIARTEALIAGFDLEEAWRRAEAYAEAGADAILIHSKVNNPREIQAFMAGWGRPLPVIVVPTSYPQVTIEELAAWGIKMVIYANAGIRAAVRAMTKVFQTLKQAGSLQAVEPELTPLSRIFDLQQMTRFREDQKKYLRHIDDDYAVIIPAAGHTQSDDTLNQLLEERPVAMLDLNGKPLLKRNVESLRQLGLNNIVVVTGYKGDLINLEGITTIFNAEFNQSHILHSIMTARDYFAPQNLIIYSDILFEPGIIQRLLAHPGDLVLVVDDSFANFSPATKNLDLVVAQQKPYQGKRRLLEHNHNQAVRIGQQSIAADEADYEFIGIAKISAAGGRALKAVYDDCASLYNNRPFHEAPTFLRASFTDLLQEMIDRGFPVILMEVNSGWMEIQTFADYRQACRLFSNCRPSDSGTLGQDKDRLSSLESQFPDGTRQRHQQCGQLINY